From a region of the Chthonomonas sp. genome:
- a CDS encoding DUF664 domain-containing protein encodes MTTFHASYEICRGRFDEAVRNLSQPQLNWQIHDHALSIGQSALHVAGVEVWFIEQLTGVEQAELEQLKRCATEGVVDEGPFPYAAGDITPELVNSMLARARATAEPILRHPSEELLRHEIKSALGPMITGHGALARLAFHPGYHHGQAHLIVTASDFPR; translated from the coding sequence ATGACGACATTTCACGCATCGTACGAAATTTGTCGTGGGCGATTCGATGAGGCTGTCCGAAACTTGAGCCAACCTCAGTTGAATTGGCAGATCCACGACCATGCGCTTTCGATCGGGCAGTCCGCGTTGCACGTTGCGGGCGTCGAAGTTTGGTTTATCGAACAGCTTACGGGCGTCGAACAGGCGGAGCTAGAGCAACTGAAGCGTTGTGCGACAGAGGGGGTTGTGGACGAGGGTCCTTTTCCATACGCTGCGGGCGACATCACGCCGGAACTGGTGAACTCAATGCTGGCTCGGGCTCGCGCCACGGCCGAGCCAATTCTCCGACATCCGAGCGAGGAGCTGCTGCGGCATGAAATCAAGAGCGCGCTTGGACCCATGATCACCGGCCACGGTGCTTTGGCTCGCCTGGCGTTTCATCCCGGCTACCACCACGGACAGGCTCACCTCATCGTCACGGCATCGGACTTCCCACGCTAA
- the groES gene encoding co-chaperone GroES translates to MAMDIKPLGDKVVVEVLEAEEKTAGGIFLPDSAKKKPQEGKVVAVGSGRTLDNGGRNELTVKVGDRVLFSKYGGNEVTLEGRDVTILDEDQIYAIIKN, encoded by the coding sequence ATGGCAATGGATATCAAACCTCTGGGTGATAAGGTCGTCGTTGAAGTGCTCGAAGCCGAAGAGAAGACGGCGGGCGGCATCTTCCTCCCTGACAGCGCGAAGAAGAAGCCGCAAGAAGGCAAAGTCGTCGCCGTCGGTTCCGGTCGAACGCTCGACAACGGTGGCCGCAACGAACTCACGGTCAAGGTTGGCGACCGTGTGCTCTTCAGTAAGTACGGCGGAAACGAAGTGACTCTCGAAGGTCGCGATGTGACGATCCTGGACGAAGACCAGATCTACGCAATCATCAAGAATTAA
- a CDS encoding glycosyltransferase family 61 protein has protein sequence MAGLKSILPAILGRKITPTNVYRGILDLTPLRKAFVWLKPERAITTVTPVHSEIEIVSFPCPHTPGVKYFDVLPGERGLRRVSDFGTPEDKQALYERIERKHETKDYLSRAMRVVLLENVDVFLPEGTVTLNGKIVEEACTSVRTALRPSYYLDRMRLKKFKIPGDRIFLPILHWRAYGHWTTDLLTRIDTLERCPEVPKVPYLFPDNPAQFHLASLKAAGITEDQLDRRPPGRYRVERLWLPVRIMEHNNTHPKAFEWLRKRILPNVPLTRSGRRVLISRADATWRRMVNEDALMEALAPWGFERIILGKLSWEDQVRVFAEAELVMGPHGAGMASIVYSPPNATLVEFFTPTLIDNTFVFCAHVGGLKHGVIFGEDVGRDMHIPVEKVLAILDEIGLSRA, from the coding sequence ATGGCTGGCCTCAAATCGATACTCCCCGCAATCCTCGGACGGAAAATCACTCCGACCAACGTGTACCGGGGAATCCTGGACCTGACCCCGCTCCGCAAGGCGTTCGTCTGGCTCAAGCCCGAGCGCGCTATCACTACCGTGACACCGGTCCACAGCGAGATCGAGATCGTCAGTTTCCCGTGCCCGCACACGCCTGGCGTCAAGTACTTCGATGTGCTCCCTGGCGAACGCGGCCTGCGCCGAGTGTCCGACTTCGGCACCCCCGAGGACAAACAGGCGCTCTACGAACGCATCGAGCGGAAGCACGAGACAAAGGACTATTTGAGCCGCGCGATGCGCGTCGTGCTGCTCGAAAATGTCGATGTCTTCCTGCCGGAGGGCACGGTGACCCTCAACGGCAAGATTGTCGAGGAGGCGTGCACCTCGGTTCGCACGGCTTTGCGACCAAGCTACTACCTAGACCGGATGAGGCTCAAGAAGTTCAAGATTCCTGGAGACCGCATCTTCTTGCCGATCCTCCACTGGCGCGCCTACGGCCACTGGACCACCGACCTATTGACCCGGATCGACACTCTTGAACGATGCCCTGAAGTCCCCAAGGTCCCGTACCTCTTCCCCGACAATCCCGCGCAGTTTCATCTGGCCAGTCTCAAGGCCGCAGGAATCACTGAGGATCAGCTCGACAGGCGCCCGCCGGGCCGGTATCGCGTGGAGCGATTGTGGCTCCCGGTGCGCATCATGGAGCACAACAACACACACCCCAAGGCGTTCGAGTGGCTGCGGAAGCGGATTCTTCCAAACGTACCGCTCACCCGATCGGGCCGCCGCGTGTTGATCTCGCGCGCAGATGCGACCTGGCGTCGGATGGTCAATGAAGATGCGCTGATGGAAGCCTTGGCCCCATGGGGGTTCGAGCGAATCATCCTCGGGAAGCTTTCATGGGAGGACCAAGTGCGCGTGTTTGCCGAAGCCGAACTGGTGATGGGTCCGCACGGCGCGGGCATGGCGAGCATCGTTTACTCGCCGCCAAACGCCACCCTGGTTGAGTTCTTCACGCCGACCTTGATCGACAACACCTTTGTATTCTGCGCGCACGTGGGTGGCCTCAAGCATGGCGTCATCTTTGGCGAGGACGTGGGCCGCGACATGCACATCCCTGTCGAGAAAGTCCTCGCTATCCTCGACGAGATCGGGCTGAGTCGAGCTTAG
- a CDS encoding PEP-CTERM sorting domain-containing protein (PEP-CTERM proteins occur, often in large numbers, in the proteomes of bacteria that also encode an exosortase, a predicted intramembrane cysteine proteinase. The presence of a PEP-CTERM domain at a protein's C-terminus predicts cleavage within the sorting domain, followed by covalent anchoring to some some component of the (usually Gram-negative) cell surface. Many PEP-CTERM proteins exhibit an unusual sequence composition that includes large numbers of potential glycosylation sites. Expression of one such protein has been shown restore the ability of a bacterium to form floc, a type of biofilm.) has translation MKLTSRFGLFALVLGAAAASNAVVYSLSTFNQTLTGGATTVSTVNPNMYTADMTKVIKPGTLGAGGFAEMRMRVDINAAAANASSINNIMTFGFGHKVIAENTNTAAARLGALGNSSNGSNNWGAPIMYYRDTDFGTRTAFNKQYRTTGISSSPFDTGKFTAFPKDDASNTAAAIGSKLDIKVRVNTSGAFTLSVRHLDVNGNVLPTSALFGSSPLANPQIMSSTINFSGTGLLSNMSEFVPIIRYDTGYNTAAGWEVRFSNVELEVVPEPATLAALGLGAALILRRRKK, from the coding sequence ATGAAACTGACTTCCCGATTTGGGCTGTTCGCCCTTGTCTTGGGCGCGGCTGCCGCATCGAATGCCGTCGTCTATAGCTTGTCAACGTTCAACCAGACGCTGACCGGCGGCGCAACCACCGTCTCGACTGTCAACCCAAACATGTACACCGCCGACATGACCAAGGTCATCAAGCCGGGCACGCTTGGCGCGGGCGGGTTTGCAGAGATGCGAATGCGCGTGGACATCAACGCCGCAGCAGCCAATGCCAGCAGCATCAACAACATCATGACTTTCGGCTTTGGCCACAAGGTCATCGCTGAGAACACGAACACCGCCGCGGCTCGTCTCGGCGCGCTCGGCAACTCGAGCAACGGTAGCAACAACTGGGGCGCCCCCATCATGTACTACCGAGACACCGACTTCGGCACGCGCACTGCCTTCAACAAGCAGTACCGCACGACAGGGATCTCGTCCTCTCCGTTCGACACGGGCAAGTTCACCGCATTCCCCAAGGACGATGCGAGCAACACCGCAGCCGCTATTGGATCGAAGCTGGATATCAAGGTCCGCGTGAACACGTCGGGCGCATTCACGCTTTCCGTTCGACACCTTGATGTGAACGGCAACGTACTGCCAACCTCGGCACTGTTCGGCTCTTCACCGCTCGCGAACCCGCAGATCATGTCTTCGACGATCAACTTCAGCGGCACCGGTCTGCTGTCGAACATGAGCGAGTTCGTGCCCATCATCCGGTACGACACGGGCTACAACACCGCCGCGGGATGGGAAGTTCGCTTCTCGAACGTCGAGCTCGAAGTTGTTCCCGAGCCGGCCACGCTGGCCGCACTGGGCCTCGGCGCTGCACTCATCCTGCGACGCCGCAAGAAGTAA
- a CDS encoding DUF1844 domain-containing protein — protein MADEQTGLPSEPISVFPVLSMVIEQMSSIAWQKLGLQHDPFVGGLHKNLPEARIAIDAVAALIPLLEPSLDESDKRQVQTLLRDLRVNYVNHSGGEDS, from the coding sequence ATGGCTGACGAGCAAACCGGCCTGCCCAGCGAGCCGATTAGTGTTTTTCCGGTACTGTCCATGGTGATCGAGCAGATGTCCAGCATCGCTTGGCAAAAGCTTGGGCTGCAGCACGACCCGTTCGTCGGCGGACTTCACAAGAATTTGCCAGAAGCGCGCATTGCCATCGACGCCGTCGCCGCGCTGATTCCGTTGCTTGAGCCGTCACTGGACGAGTCCGATAAACGCCAAGTGCAGACGCTACTGAGAGATTTGAGAGTCAATTACGTGAACCACAGCGGAGGAGAGGACTCATAA
- the sucC gene encoding ADP-forming succinate--CoA ligase subunit beta yields MKLHEYQSKDLLSRYGVPVPAGDVAQDAATALEIANRLGGKVVVKAQVLMGGRGKAGGVKLFDNAKAASEFTQGLLGKRLVSIQNPQGMIVERVLVGELIDIAEEYYLSVLTDRAAAKLVVMISREGGMEIEEVAEKNPDAIVRLHVDPQWGLSDYQVRAAVQKANIPAKAQGQMVSMIKQLVKAYLESDADLIEINPCALTPEGKLIAADAKVSIDENALFRHKEYAATADDSAEDPIEAEATRRGIAYVRLGGDIGIMGNGAGLVMCSMDEVKAAGGTPANFLDVGGGANAERVKGCMEILMMDENVKGVLINIFGGITRGDEVAKGVLSAFDQIDVRVPVVVRIDGTAAAEGLEILKGSDKLTGAATMQEAAAKVVELAYR; encoded by the coding sequence ATGAAGTTGCACGAGTATCAGTCAAAAGATCTTCTCTCCCGCTACGGGGTGCCGGTTCCAGCCGGTGATGTTGCGCAAGACGCCGCAACGGCGCTCGAAATCGCTAACCGTCTCGGCGGCAAGGTCGTGGTCAAAGCGCAAGTGCTCATGGGAGGACGTGGCAAGGCGGGCGGCGTGAAGCTGTTCGACAACGCCAAGGCGGCTTCTGAATTCACTCAGGGACTGCTCGGGAAGCGCTTGGTCAGCATCCAGAACCCGCAGGGCATGATCGTCGAGCGCGTGCTCGTGGGCGAGCTTATCGACATTGCCGAGGAGTATTACCTGAGCGTTCTGACCGACCGCGCCGCTGCAAAGCTTGTGGTGATGATCTCGCGCGAAGGCGGAATGGAGATCGAGGAAGTCGCGGAGAAGAATCCCGATGCCATCGTGCGGCTGCATGTGGATCCGCAGTGGGGCCTCTCCGACTATCAGGTCCGCGCAGCCGTCCAGAAGGCGAACATCCCCGCCAAGGCTCAGGGACAGATGGTCTCCATGATCAAGCAGTTGGTCAAGGCCTACCTAGAGTCGGACGCCGACCTGATCGAAATCAACCCATGCGCGCTGACGCCGGAAGGGAAGCTGATCGCCGCCGATGCCAAGGTGAGCATCGATGAGAACGCCCTCTTCCGCCACAAGGAGTACGCGGCAACCGCCGATGACAGTGCGGAGGACCCGATCGAGGCCGAGGCTACGCGGCGGGGCATCGCTTACGTTCGACTTGGTGGCGACATTGGCATCATGGGCAACGGCGCGGGGCTAGTGATGTGCTCCATGGACGAAGTGAAGGCAGCCGGTGGTACCCCCGCGAACTTCCTAGACGTCGGAGGCGGAGCTAACGCCGAGCGCGTGAAGGGTTGCATGGAGATCCTGATGATGGACGAGAACGTGAAGGGTGTCCTGATCAACATCTTCGGCGGTATCACGCGCGGCGATGAAGTCGCCAAGGGTGTGCTCAGCGCGTTCGATCAGATCGACGTGCGAGTTCCCGTCGTAGTGCGCATTGACGGTACGGCCGCAGCGGAAGGTCTGGAAATCCTGAAGGGCAGCGACAAGCTCACCGGGGCGGCGACGATGCAAGAAGCCGCTGCCAAAGTGGTCGAACTCGCCTATCGCTAG
- a CDS encoding zeta toxin family protein, with amino-acid sequence MAAAAVAAMAAAVVVAAVVAVVAAAVVAAATIAADAGKQQPRLTTEGTSGCLSSFLGHCPDRFGVKQLGHHNAMPLRELQTQRGPMRDVTESPDHQPQWIIIAGPNGSGKSTTANLLLPPSMTFVNADMIAQSISGVATTTADLRAGRLLVNLLDELESDRLDFAVETTLATQKLIPRLQRLQGDGYETHLIFMWLESPELAVERVRSRVRMGGHDVPEDTVRRRYARGLRHFFDSYWEAVDHWRMYDNSRLNDPVRIASGGRARSLEVNQPSKWDRIVEEFRRG; translated from the coding sequence ATGGCGGCGGCGGCGGTGGCGGCTATGGCGGCGGCGGTGGTGGTCGCAGCGGTGGTGGCGGTGGTCGCAGCGGCGGTGGTCGCGGCGGCAACGATCGCGGCGGACGCTGGTAAGCAGCAGCCTCGACTTACGACGGAAGGCACCTCAGGGTGTCTTTCGTCATTTTTGGGGCACTGCCCCGACCGATTCGGTGTCAAACAACTTGGACACCACAACGCGATGCCACTAAGAGAACTGCAGACTCAACGAGGACCCATGCGGGACGTCACCGAGAGCCCCGATCACCAGCCCCAATGGATCATCATTGCGGGCCCAAACGGTTCCGGCAAGTCGACGACCGCGAACCTCTTGCTGCCTCCATCCATGACGTTCGTCAACGCGGACATGATTGCGCAGTCGATTTCGGGTGTCGCCACGACGACTGCGGACCTGCGCGCTGGGCGCTTACTCGTCAACCTGCTTGACGAGCTAGAGTCCGACCGCCTCGACTTTGCAGTGGAGACGACGCTGGCCACGCAGAAGCTCATCCCTCGACTCCAGCGCTTGCAAGGCGATGGGTACGAAACCCACCTGATCTTCATGTGGCTGGAATCGCCCGAATTGGCGGTCGAACGCGTGCGTTCCCGAGTCCGAATGGGGGGTCACGACGTCCCCGAGGATACGGTGCGCCGACGCTATGCCCGCGGCCTGAGACACTTTTTTGACTCGTATTGGGAGGCAGTTGACCATTGGCGGATGTATGATAATTCGAGGTTGAACGATCCGGTCCGCATCGCTTCGGGGGGAAGGGCCCGGTCATTGGAAGTCAACCAACCCAGCAAGTGGGATCGAATTGTCGAGGAGTTTCGCCGTGGGTGA
- a CDS encoding glycoside hydrolase family 15 protein: MPRLFAHGNGRMLVQTDRFGIIRDLYTPHVGLWNHLSGHPIRVGIWVDGAFVWLEDHAWNREASFSAGAVGTLRLHHGALQIDLVIEDVMLPEDRIFLRRFSFTDTANLPREVRLFQTADTRLAETDIGDTAFYHPGLEGMVHFKTTHALLFGGTTDLGSIHQYSTGVKDFAGHVGTWPQAERGELDMRAMDQGSVDSTHSLRLDVPAGGTAAAQTWIMGGHDFADLAQLRSKLRKVGFSTAFAEADSHWSGFVGRADLADHALSDRVRTLVEQSLHYVRTQTNHNGAILAANDSDILRSNRATYSYMWPRDGALVALAMDDAGYPGYAAGHLHFCMPLISESQPFFLHKYSPDGSFGATWHPWIIDGTPEVPFQQDETSLTVLSAVRLLEREPHRPDAGELFDRLVALPADFIARAVDEQTGLPVPSYDLWEERRGIHCYTLATNIAALRAAAGLTNDSTQATRWSRVAESQLAAMLKHLVDPASGRLLRCLSGGKDPQPDSTVDSACLAVGLLGVLPWDHPAMVASYQAVTEMLLMKTGIRGVARYENDYYFRRDHDMPGNPWIICTMWLAQAQLQQARTLDEVREAALWLDWAADRAESTGALSEQFHPHSGEPLSVCPLTWSHAEVIRTAALVSRRTIELSHKGNARPV, translated from the coding sequence ATGCCCCGACTCTTTGCTCACGGCAACGGCCGGATGCTTGTCCAAACAGACCGTTTCGGCATCATCCGCGACCTCTACACCCCGCACGTCGGTCTTTGGAATCACCTCAGCGGCCACCCAATTCGGGTCGGCATCTGGGTCGATGGCGCGTTTGTATGGCTGGAGGATCACGCCTGGAACCGCGAGGCGAGTTTCTCGGCCGGGGCCGTCGGCACCCTGAGGCTGCACCACGGTGCACTCCAGATTGACCTCGTCATCGAGGATGTAATGCTGCCCGAAGACCGAATTTTCTTGCGGCGATTCTCGTTCACCGATACCGCAAACCTGCCCCGCGAGGTGCGCCTGTTCCAAACTGCGGACACGCGGCTCGCAGAAACCGACATCGGCGATACCGCCTTCTACCACCCAGGGCTCGAAGGGATGGTCCACTTCAAAACCACGCATGCCCTGCTCTTCGGCGGTACGACGGATCTCGGATCTATACATCAATACTCTACTGGAGTTAAAGATTTCGCTGGCCACGTCGGCACGTGGCCCCAAGCCGAACGAGGCGAGCTGGATATGCGCGCGATGGACCAGGGTTCGGTTGACAGCACCCATAGCTTGCGCCTGGATGTTCCGGCCGGAGGCACTGCCGCCGCGCAGACCTGGATCATGGGCGGACACGACTTTGCCGACCTCGCCCAGCTTCGATCGAAACTGCGGAAAGTCGGATTCAGTACCGCCTTTGCCGAGGCCGATTCGCATTGGTCAGGCTTCGTTGGCCGCGCCGATCTCGCCGATCATGCCCTGAGCGACCGGGTGCGCACGTTGGTCGAGCAAAGCCTGCATTACGTCCGCACCCAAACGAACCATAACGGCGCAATCCTCGCTGCAAACGATAGCGACATCCTCCGGTCGAACCGGGCGACCTACAGCTACATGTGGCCCCGCGACGGGGCGCTTGTCGCGCTAGCAATGGACGACGCCGGCTACCCCGGCTATGCAGCAGGCCACTTGCACTTCTGCATGCCGCTGATCTCTGAGTCGCAACCCTTCTTCTTGCACAAGTACTCGCCCGATGGCTCGTTTGGAGCGACTTGGCACCCGTGGATCATCGACGGCACCCCAGAGGTTCCGTTCCAGCAAGACGAGACTTCTCTCACCGTACTGTCGGCCGTTCGACTGTTGGAGCGAGAACCCCACCGACCCGACGCCGGTGAGCTCTTCGACCGACTCGTCGCCTTGCCTGCCGACTTCATCGCACGCGCCGTGGACGAGCAGACCGGCCTTCCGGTGCCTAGCTACGATCTGTGGGAAGAGAGGCGCGGTATCCACTGCTACACGCTCGCAACCAACATTGCCGCGCTTCGCGCAGCCGCGGGGCTCACCAACGACTCGACCCAAGCCACCCGGTGGTCGAGGGTCGCCGAGTCTCAGCTTGCTGCCATGCTGAAGCACCTCGTAGACCCCGCTTCGGGACGGCTGCTCCGCTGTCTGTCCGGCGGCAAGGATCCGCAGCCCGATTCCACCGTCGATTCCGCATGTTTGGCTGTCGGCCTCCTGGGCGTCCTGCCATGGGATCACCCGGCCATGGTTGCCTCCTACCAGGCAGTGACGGAAATGCTCCTCATGAAGACCGGCATCCGGGGCGTGGCGCGGTACGAGAACGATTACTACTTCCGCCGCGACCACGACATGCCCGGCAACCCATGGATCATTTGCACCATGTGGCTCGCCCAGGCCCAACTGCAACAGGCGAGAACGCTCGATGAGGTTCGCGAGGCGGCGCTGTGGCTCGATTGGGCCGCAGACCGGGCCGAATCGACTGGCGCGCTCAGTGAGCAGTTTCACCCGCATTCAGGCGAGCCGCTGTCGGTTTGCCCGCTCACTTGGTCACATGCCGAGGTCATCCGGACAGCCGCGTTGGTCTCGCGTCGGACGATTGAACTCTCGCATAAGGGGAACGCTCGGCCAGTCTGA
- a CDS encoding vitamin K epoxide reductase family protein, whose translation MKAVTLNRVLTVLTFVGIYIAGYLSLSHMMGKAIPCGASGGCAAIASHPSSKIGNIPVAVFGLMAYLLLMALAVARSRADRPAANTLNRLGFWISGTGTLVSIGLTLFSFVAIQPCAWCLASAITMTLIFLLHAFLLNQPDQVTPTWNMDRTVAGVCFILAIGGLGMGAAQLSRAGDYAVDANQAIKSLLPENFVIDPAIHLQGDPKAKVTVVEFADFFCPSCREAFPKLKGAFRQYGGKLRVGFTPFPMYTLQGHEQSLPASLVALEAGKKGNYWAAVELFFTTPTEQMASMEQILGMARNLGLDATALGERIAKADDSLIDPLSKIMEYATSKGVDRTPTFIVFAEGVPPRYVARDLTETLNSSPYRELLAP comes from the coding sequence GTGAAAGCAGTTACCCTGAATCGAGTGCTCACGGTCCTGACCTTTGTGGGTATCTACATTGCGGGCTACCTTTCGCTGAGCCACATGATGGGGAAGGCCATTCCCTGCGGCGCGAGCGGTGGTTGCGCCGCAATCGCTTCTCACCCTTCCTCGAAGATCGGTAACATTCCCGTCGCCGTTTTCGGTCTCATGGCGTATCTCCTGCTCATGGCGCTCGCCGTCGCCCGCAGCCGCGCCGATCGTCCCGCCGCGAACACCTTGAATCGCCTTGGATTCTGGATTTCAGGAACAGGCACTCTCGTCAGCATTGGTCTGACTCTCTTCTCTTTCGTCGCGATCCAGCCGTGCGCGTGGTGCCTCGCCTCGGCGATCACGATGACGCTGATCTTCCTTCTGCACGCCTTCCTGCTTAATCAGCCCGACCAAGTGACGCCAACTTGGAACATGGACCGAACCGTCGCGGGCGTCTGCTTCATCTTGGCAATAGGCGGGCTTGGAATGGGTGCAGCCCAGCTCAGCCGAGCCGGGGACTACGCCGTCGACGCGAACCAAGCGATCAAGTCCCTCCTCCCCGAAAACTTCGTGATCGATCCCGCTATCCACCTCCAGGGTGATCCGAAGGCGAAGGTCACGGTGGTGGAGTTTGCCGACTTCTTCTGCCCCAGTTGCCGGGAAGCATTTCCCAAGCTCAAAGGAGCATTCCGCCAGTACGGCGGGAAACTGCGCGTCGGGTTCACCCCGTTTCCGATGTACACGCTCCAAGGGCACGAGCAGTCGCTCCCTGCGAGCCTGGTCGCGCTTGAGGCGGGAAAGAAAGGAAACTACTGGGCGGCCGTCGAACTGTTTTTCACAACGCCGACCGAGCAGATGGCCTCCATGGAGCAGATCCTGGGGATGGCTCGCAACCTTGGACTTGATGCCACCGCGCTAGGGGAGCGGATCGCCAAGGCGGACGATTCGCTGATCGACCCGCTGAGCAAGATCATGGAGTACGCCACCAGCAAGGGCGTAGACCGAACCCCCACATTCATCGTTTTTGCCGAGGGAGTCCCGCCTCGATACGTAGCAAGAGATCTGACCGAAACCCTGAACTCGTCCCCCTATCGCGAGCTCCTAGCACCGTAA
- the mnmA gene encoding tRNA 2-thiouridine(34) synthase MnmA produces MAKKKETVLVAMSGGVDSSVVAAILAERGYDVIGVTMQIWQESQRDPRHAGCCSLGAVEDARRVARVLGIPHYVVNFKDQFRNTVIQYFIDEYTAGRTPNPCVQCNKKVKFEALMDTMRDLNCDRIATGHYARVRRNSQGKYRLLRSKGGAKDQSYVLYMLGQEQLRAAMFPLGELDSKAETRTMAERYGLSVAHKPDSQEICFVSEAGGYTEFLRKERPETFAPGQLVDSAGRTLGQHEGVAGFTVGQRRGIQLTVANGRPLYVLKLDPKQNRVVVGHEEELLQREVELLDVSWNESFRLDEPMRVTAKIRYNMAPQRAMLIPGPQPLIRFAEPIRAVTPGQIAVAFRGESVVCGGTIAAPKS; encoded by the coding sequence ATGGCGAAGAAGAAAGAGACAGTACTCGTCGCCATGTCCGGCGGCGTAGATAGCAGCGTGGTGGCCGCGATCCTTGCAGAACGTGGCTACGACGTCATTGGCGTGACCATGCAGATCTGGCAGGAGAGCCAGCGCGACCCACGCCACGCGGGATGCTGCTCGCTCGGGGCTGTCGAAGACGCCCGGCGCGTTGCGCGCGTGCTCGGAATCCCGCACTATGTTGTCAACTTCAAGGATCAATTCCGCAACACGGTGATTCAGTACTTCATCGACGAATACACCGCTGGTCGCACGCCAAACCCCTGCGTTCAGTGCAACAAGAAGGTCAAATTCGAGGCGCTCATGGACACGATGCGAGACCTCAATTGCGACCGGATCGCGACTGGCCACTATGCCCGAGTGCGGCGCAACAGCCAGGGTAAGTACCGTCTCCTCCGTTCCAAAGGCGGTGCGAAGGACCAAAGCTACGTGCTTTACATGCTTGGCCAGGAGCAGCTCCGGGCGGCCATGTTCCCTCTTGGCGAGCTCGACAGTAAGGCCGAGACCCGGACCATGGCTGAGCGATACGGCCTCTCAGTCGCGCATAAGCCCGACTCCCAGGAGATCTGCTTTGTGAGCGAGGCTGGCGGATACACGGAATTCCTGCGCAAGGAGCGGCCCGAGACTTTCGCGCCCGGCCAACTCGTGGACAGCGCAGGTCGGACTCTCGGGCAGCACGAGGGAGTGGCGGGATTCACCGTCGGTCAGCGGCGCGGAATCCAGCTCACGGTCGCAAATGGTCGCCCCTTGTATGTCCTCAAGCTGGACCCCAAGCAAAATCGCGTGGTCGTCGGCCATGAAGAGGAGCTCCTCCAGCGCGAAGTCGAGCTCCTCGACGTCTCATGGAACGAGTCGTTCCGGTTGGATGAGCCGATGCGTGTAACCGCCAAGATCCGTTACAACATGGCACCGCAGCGCGCAATGCTCATCCCCGGCCCTCAGCCCTTGATACGGTTCGCCGAGCCGATCCGCGCAGTCACTCCGGGTCAGATCGCGGTCGCATTCCGAGGTGAATCGGTGGTCTGCGGCGGCACAATCGCAGCACCGAAATCCTGA
- a CDS encoding flagellar brake protein — MESILQTLQFFALSFVLAMAFGYVVTQYRLRGRRHFLEGIAPEAVVRVKSECGVYRARFIGWREGHLEVSAPLQRSHFVPLRVGQELIIEAPVQDKVVLFHTEVISRDPRRHSFILEKPEAPSVVNRRESNRIVRYAGTEALLNEEPAELVDVSIRGGKFLSKGTFNAGDVVRVRIPELGANVLGWIIDCIPVAYDEGQGTCTRIRFADDLPPIPAHTSPATS, encoded by the coding sequence ATGGAGTCGATACTCCAAACGCTGCAGTTCTTTGCGCTAAGTTTTGTCCTCGCCATGGCATTCGGATACGTAGTCACTCAATACCGGCTTCGCGGCCGTCGCCACTTCCTTGAGGGTATCGCCCCCGAGGCAGTGGTGCGGGTGAAATCTGAATGCGGCGTGTATCGTGCCCGATTCATCGGGTGGCGCGAAGGGCATTTAGAGGTCAGCGCCCCACTGCAACGCAGCCACTTTGTCCCGTTGCGAGTGGGCCAAGAGCTGATCATCGAAGCACCGGTCCAAGACAAGGTCGTCCTCTTCCACACCGAAGTCATCTCCCGTGACCCGCGCCGACACTCGTTCATTCTCGAAAAGCCGGAAGCACCGTCAGTGGTGAACCGCCGAGAGAGCAACCGTATCGTGCGTTATGCGGGGACCGAAGCGCTCCTGAACGAAGAGCCCGCGGAACTGGTTGACGTCTCGATCCGAGGCGGGAAGTTCCTAAGCAAAGGGACCTTCAACGCGGGTGACGTCGTGCGCGTGCGCATCCCCGAGTTGGGGGCAAATGTACTCGGCTGGATCATTGACTGTATCCCCGTCGCCTACGATGAGGGCCAGGGGACGTGCACGAGGATCAGGTTTGCAGACGATCTGCCCCCAATCCCCGCGCACACCAGTCCTGCTACTTCGTAA